The following proteins are co-located in the Desulfoscipio sp. XC116 genome:
- a CDS encoding cyclase family protein, whose amino-acid sequence MQFIDLTHPIAPDMPVYPGTEPPRITEPRSIAQNGFREKSLTMYSHTGTHIDGPAHILTDGITLDSLPPAHFYGTAAVLDVSRVQGPEISIDFIHLPPDTSIDFVIFYTGWYHKWGKPAFFKGFPVPSLEAARYLASRGIKGVGTDAISIDRPDTADFIIHKTLLQKNIVIIENLTNLAGLTGRLFTLSCFPLKIKAADGAPVRAVAICH is encoded by the coding sequence ATGCAATTTATAGACCTGACCCATCCCATCGCCCCGGATATGCCCGTATACCCGGGCACCGAACCACCTCGGATTACCGAGCCACGCAGCATAGCCCAAAACGGCTTCAGGGAAAAATCGCTCACGATGTACTCCCATACCGGAACCCATATAGACGGCCCGGCTCATATATTAACGGACGGCATTACTCTGGATAGCCTGCCACCGGCACATTTTTACGGCACAGCCGCGGTACTTGATGTATCCCGGGTCCAAGGGCCGGAGATATCTATCGATTTTATTCATTTGCCACCGGATACAAGTATCGATTTTGTTATTTTTTACACCGGATGGTATCATAAATGGGGTAAGCCCGCTTTTTTTAAGGGTTTTCCCGTACCATCCCTTGAAGCGGCTCGTTATCTGGCAAGCCGGGGAATCAAGGGTGTGGGTACCGATGCCATCTCTATCGACCGGCCGGATACCGCGGACTTCATTATCCATAAAACACTGTTACAGAAAAATATAGTGATCATTGAAAATTTAACCAACCTGGCCGGTTTAACAGGCCGCTTATTTACGCTGAGCTGCTTTCCGCTCAAAATAAAGGCCGCGGATGGCGCACCCGTGCGGGCTGTCGCCATTTGTCATTAA
- a CDS encoding ArsB/NhaD family transporter gives MHTDNQVIFATAVFLVTYAIIVSEKIHRAVAAFCGAALVIIAGIVSEKQAVHFVDFNTIGLLVGMMIIVGITRQTGVFEYLAVKAAKKAKGEPVHIMAAMGLITAVLSALLDNVTTVLLIVPVTFAIARQLQVNVVPFLIVEILASNIGGTATLIGDPPNIMIGSATGLGFMDFAVNLAPVVVVVYIITLFILKLIYRKQIFTEPELMQNIMNMDEKAEIKDPALLKKCVTVLGLTIIGFVLHQFVHLESSVIAMTGAALLLLVTRMDPEHAFHAVEWPVIFFFIGLFVVVGALEEVGVIEAIARLALDVTGGELLPAGILILWLSAIASAFVDNIPFVATMIPLIQDMGRLGGIQDLNFLWWSLSLGACLGGNGTIIGASANVVVIGMAEKRGSHITFMTFFKVAFPLMILSIVVSMLYLFAWYMLHTTMAMLATLAFGLVLVPVLGRLGKDKTSAGVPYSDAKLFKK, from the coding sequence ATGCACACAGATAATCAAGTTATATTTGCTACCGCTGTTTTTCTGGTCACTTATGCCATTATCGTATCCGAAAAGATTCACCGGGCTGTGGCTGCTTTTTGCGGTGCGGCATTAGTTATCATAGCGGGTATTGTCAGCGAAAAGCAAGCCGTTCACTTTGTGGATTTTAATACCATCGGACTTTTGGTAGGCATGATGATTATTGTCGGCATTACCAGGCAAACCGGAGTATTTGAATACCTGGCCGTCAAGGCTGCTAAAAAGGCCAAGGGTGAACCGGTGCATATTATGGCCGCTATGGGTTTAATTACTGCCGTGTTATCGGCTCTTTTGGATAACGTGACCACTGTGCTGCTCATTGTTCCGGTAACCTTTGCCATAGCCCGGCAGCTTCAGGTTAATGTTGTACCCTTTTTGATTGTGGAAATACTGGCATCCAATATTGGCGGTACGGCTACTTTAATTGGAGACCCACCCAACATAATGATAGGCAGTGCTACCGGTCTGGGTTTTATGGACTTTGCCGTTAATCTGGCTCCCGTAGTGGTGGTTGTTTATATTATTACTTTATTTATCTTGAAATTGATATACAGAAAGCAAATCTTTACCGAGCCTGAGCTAATGCAAAATATCATGAATATGGATGAAAAGGCTGAGATTAAAGATCCTGCTTTGCTAAAAAAATGTGTGACTGTGCTGGGTTTAACTATTATTGGTTTTGTTTTGCATCAGTTTGTGCATTTGGAGAGTTCGGTAATCGCTATGACCGGGGCCGCGCTTTTGCTGCTGGTGACACGTATGGATCCCGAGCATGCTTTTCATGCGGTGGAGTGGCCGGTTATTTTCTTCTTTATCGGGCTTTTTGTAGTGGTAGGCGCTTTGGAAGAAGTAGGCGTTATTGAAGCTATTGCCAGGTTGGCGCTCGATGTAACGGGTGGGGAACTGTTGCCCGCCGGTATTTTAATTTTGTGGCTGTCAGCTATCGCCTCGGCCTTTGTGGATAATATTCCCTTTGTGGCCACCATGATTCCGCTGATTCAGGATATGGGCCGCCTGGGCGGTATCCAGGACTTGAATTTCCTGTGGTGGTCCCTGTCTCTGGGTGCTTGCCTTGGGGGTAACGGTACTATTATCGGTGCTTCGGCCAATGTGGTGGTTATAGGTATGGCGGAAAAAAGAGGATCACACATAACTTTTATGACGTTTTTTAAGGTGGCCTTTCCGTTGATGATTCTTTCCATTGTTGTTTCAATGCTGTATCTGTTTGCCTGGTATATGTTGCATACCACAATGGCTATGCTGGCTACTTTGGCCTTTGGCTTAGTTCTGGTGCCGGTGCTTGGCCGGTTGGGGAAAGATAAAACTTCCGCCGGCGTGCCGTATTCTGATGCTAAATTGTTTAAGAAGTAA
- the moaA gene encoding GTP 3',8-cyclase MoaA yields the protein MQDRFQRQINYLRISVTDRCNLRCVYCMPARGVQNIPHREILTIEEIAAVVNAGVLAGIRKVRLTGGEPLVRRGILDLIKQLSNIPEIDDIALTTNGILLGDMAIDLKAAGLKRVNVSLDTLKPARFHRITRGGRLNLVRSGIDTSLKNGLEPVKINTVAIRGFNDDEIVDLAKLTLDRPLHVRFIELMPIGTSDAWSRGKFISSQEVRELITGALGNLIDEEKIPGSGPARYSRLPGAEGTVGFISALSNHFCATCNRLRLTATGQLRPCLFSRQEIDLKQALRAGAGPGELARVFQEAVMAKPDAHDLASGWQKDDRIMSQIGG from the coding sequence ATGCAGGACAGATTCCAACGGCAAATTAATTATCTGCGCATTTCGGTGACCGACCGGTGCAACCTGCGCTGTGTCTACTGTATGCCGGCCAGGGGAGTTCAAAACATACCCCACAGGGAAATATTGACTATAGAAGAAATCGCCGCCGTTGTTAATGCCGGTGTGCTGGCAGGTATCAGAAAAGTGCGTCTTACCGGCGGGGAGCCGCTGGTGCGCCGTGGTATTTTGGATTTGATTAAACAACTGAGTAATATTCCTGAAATAGATGATATTGCATTGACGACCAACGGAATTTTACTGGGCGATATGGCGATTGATTTAAAGGCGGCGGGATTAAAACGGGTCAATGTAAGCCTGGATACCTTGAAACCGGCGCGTTTTCATCGTATTACCCGGGGCGGCCGACTTAATCTGGTGCGCAGCGGTATCGACACCTCCTTAAAAAACGGTCTTGAGCCGGTCAAGATAAATACCGTGGCTATCCGGGGTTTTAATGACGATGAGATAGTGGATCTGGCTAAACTTACTTTGGACAGGCCCCTGCATGTCCGGTTTATTGAATTAATGCCCATCGGTACTTCCGATGCCTGGTCCCGGGGAAAGTTTATTTCCAGTCAAGAAGTCAGGGAATTAATCACCGGAGCGCTGGGTAATTTGATAGATGAGGAGAAAATTCCGGGCAGTGGCCCGGCTCGCTACAGCCGTTTGCCCGGAGCCGAGGGTACTGTCGGCTTTATTTCGGCGTTGAGCAATCATTTTTGTGCTACCTGCAACCGGCTGCGCCTGACAGCTACCGGGCAACTGCGGCCCTGTTTGTTCAGCCGGCAAGAAATCGACTTGAAACAAGCGCTGCGAGCCGGTGCCGGCCCTGGTGAACTGGCCCGTGTTTTCCAGGAGGCTGTTATGGCCAAGCCCGACGCTCATGACCTGGCGTCCGGCTGGCAGAAGGACGATCGCATCATGTCTCAAATCGGAGGTTGA